A DNA window from Trypanosoma brucei brucei TREU927 chromosome 10, whole genome shotgun sequence contains the following coding sequences:
- a CDS encoding aspartyl-tRNA synthetase, putative — protein sequence MYRFWPSFSPFPTLKLLNIHRWCCSATGKPPMVGVAAIQRGALQSAASARVRGRVENFRVRGKLAFIQLRQPPSHSIQVVAAGAEISHKVKELTPESIVDVIGVIKPTERPVTSVSCSNYELHATSIEVVSKAAVPLPFPLHDQNAKLDTRLNNRYIDMRTPLAVAMIRLVSAAAQSFRTQLLSRDFVELHTPKIIGTASEGGSALFSLDYFGRQAFLAQSPQLYKQMAIMGDGMRVFEIGPVFRAEKSLTHRHLTEFTGLDAEFTVDEFYTELLDVLESILCGMIWKLQTENAEWISQARAALMELDSTEDCGTVVPRREDIVCEVAEEIIAMYNIRFDDAASRIAPSVPTEPSEDRYHARIGTSGPKVLRMTFRDALQLIRDNDHQHAGRQQEVVGESDEEVVVDFNLNQERALGELIRLRYGVDLYVVDQFPLAARPFYTMPHPSEEGVACGFDMYLRGEEICSGGQRIHDVAQLIHSMEQRRMEAAHMRDYVDSFRYGAWPHGGFGLGLERIVLFLLGARDIRRVSLFPRDPRRLAP from the coding sequence atgTATCGTTTCTGGCCGAGCTTCTCGCCGTTTCCAACTTTGAAACTCCTCAACATCCATCGCTGGTGTTGCAGCGCTACAGGAAAGCCACCCATGGTGGGTGTTGCTGCCATACAGCGCGGCGCGTTACAATCAGCGGCATCGGCAAGGGTTCGCGGTCGTGTGGAGAATTTTCGTGTCCGCGGCAAGCTGGCTTTCATTCAACTCCGCCAACCACCATCGCACTCCATTCAAGTTGTAGCTGCTGGGGCTGAAATCTCACACAAGGTGAAGGAACTTACGCCTGAGTCTATTGTTGATGTTATTGGTGTAATCAAACCTACTGAGCGACCCGTGACATCCGTCAGTTGCTCGAACTATGAACTGCATGCGACATCTATAGAAGTTGTGAGCAAGGCAGCTGTACCGCTTCCTTTTCCGCTTCACGACCAGAACGCGAAGCTGGACACGCGCCTGAACAACCGATACATCGACATGCGAACACCGTTGGCGGTTGCTATGATACGTCTGGTTTCAGCCGCTGCGCAGAGCTTCCGCACGCAGCTTTTGTCCCGCGACTTTGTGGAACTTCACACGCCAAAGATCATAGGCACAGCATCAGAGGGTGGTAGTGCGCTCTTCTCACTGGATTACTTTGGTCGTCAAGCCTTCTTGGCGCAGTCGCCTCAGTTGTACAAGCAAATGGCAATAATGGGTGATGGTATGCGAGTGTTCGAAATTGGGCCCGTTTTCCGCGCGGAGAAGAGTCTTACGCATCGTCATCTCACGGAGTTCACAGGACTGGATGCTGAATTTACAGTCGACGAATTCTATACTGAGTTGTTGGATGTGCTAGAGTCAATATTATGCGGCATGATTTGGAAACTTCAGACAGAAAACGCCGAGTGGATCAGCCAGGCACGAGCGGCATTAATGGAGTTGGACAGTACTGAGGACTGCGGCACTGTGGTGCCTCGTCGTGAAGATATAGTATGCGAGGTAGCGGAGGAGATAATTGCCATGTACAATATACGTTTTGATGACGCGGCGAGCCGAATAGCACCTTCCGTGCCGACTGAACCCTCGGAGGATCGCTATCATGCGCGTATCGGTACAAGCGGGCCAAAGGTGCTGCGTATGACATTCAGGGATGCACTGCAACTCATCCGGGATAACGATCATCAACACGCTGGAAGGCAACAAGAGGTCGTGGGGGAAAGTGACGAAGAGGTTGTGGTCGACTTCAACCTCAACCAGGAGCGGGCACTCGGGGAGTTGATTCGGTTACGCTACGGCGTCGATTTGTACGTTGTGGATCAATTCCCACTGGCTGCACGACCCTTTTACACGATGCCACACCCGAGTGAAGAGGGTGTAGCCTGTGGCTTCGATATGTATTTGCGTGGAGAGGAAATTTGTAGCGGCGGGCAGCGGATACACGACGTGGCGCAGCTCATTCATAGCATGGAGCAGCGGCGAATGGAAGCAGCACATATGAGGGACTACGTGGACTCATTCCGGTACGGTGCGTGGCCACACGGTGGCTTCGGCCTCGGACTTGAACGTATCGTGCTTTTTCTCTTGGGTGCGCGTGACATCAGGCGTGTTTCACTATTTCCCCGTGATCCGAGGCGGTTGGCGCCAtga